In Candidatus Angelobacter sp., a single window of DNA contains:
- the ispG gene encoding (E)-4-hydroxy-3-methylbut-2-enyl-diphosphate synthase, translating into MRYCESPYFYRRRKTREVTIGDPRNGGVIIGGDHPVVAQSMITCDTMDTAASVQQTLDLVAVGCQLVRITAPTVKDAANLQNIVAELRKRGCLVPIVADIHFKPEAAMEAVKWVEVVRVNPGNYADSKKFAVKEYTDEQYASELKRIEDKFTPLVLECKRLNRAVRIGTNHGSLSDRIMNRYGDTPLGMVESALEFARIARKHNFHNFKFSMKSSNPKVMIECYRLLVARLEQEGSDWNYPIHLGVTEAGEGEDGRIKSAIGIGSLLCDGLGDTIRVSLTEDSPREIEVCRDLLAQIPVLTMGGTSSTSSRSSGTAWKVSLADEFPFDPFHFEKRETPEIELNEQTKCGGEQLIRVVVTRATWDKVAPKIRPKDDVKPEAVYEDLNVAELDPTTDFDINCDTQLVTVKDGVDLPAITAFRLLSAKLKRLGRKNPILLKDCINFNDVPLTPSLSPSDGERVAKPSEGFPLEPRIALLRASVVIGSLLADGIGDAILVRGESGGGQSLRLAYNILQAAGCRSFKTDYVACPSCGRTLFNLQTVTARIKARTEHLKGVKVAIMGCIVNGPGEMADADFGYVGGAPGKINLYVGKTPIKFNIPETEAVERLVDLIREHGKWVEPEEK; encoded by the coding sequence ATGCGCTACTGTGAATCGCCTTATTTCTACCGACGCCGTAAGACCCGCGAAGTGACCATTGGAGATCCGCGGAATGGCGGCGTCATTATTGGCGGTGACCATCCAGTTGTCGCGCAGTCCATGATCACCTGCGATACGATGGACACCGCCGCCAGCGTCCAACAGACGCTCGATCTCGTCGCCGTGGGCTGTCAGCTGGTGCGCATCACCGCCCCCACGGTCAAGGACGCCGCAAACCTGCAGAACATCGTTGCCGAACTTCGCAAGCGCGGCTGTCTCGTTCCCATCGTCGCCGACATTCATTTCAAACCGGAGGCCGCGATGGAAGCGGTGAAATGGGTCGAAGTCGTGCGGGTCAATCCCGGCAACTACGCCGACTCGAAGAAATTCGCGGTCAAGGAATACACCGACGAGCAGTACGCGTCAGAACTCAAGCGCATCGAGGACAAATTCACCCCGCTCGTGCTCGAATGCAAACGACTGAATCGCGCGGTGCGCATCGGCACGAACCACGGCTCGCTCTCCGACCGCATCATGAACCGCTACGGCGACACACCGCTCGGCATGGTCGAGAGCGCCCTCGAGTTCGCCCGCATCGCGCGCAAGCACAACTTTCACAATTTCAAGTTCTCGATGAAGTCGTCTAACCCCAAGGTGATGATCGAATGCTATCGTCTCCTCGTCGCGCGGTTGGAGCAGGAGGGATCGGACTGGAATTACCCGATTCATCTCGGCGTCACTGAAGCCGGCGAGGGCGAGGATGGCCGGATCAAAAGTGCGATCGGCATCGGTTCACTGTTATGCGACGGCCTGGGCGACACCATTCGCGTTTCGCTTACGGAAGATTCGCCACGCGAGATCGAGGTGTGCCGTGACCTGCTGGCGCAGATTCCCGTTCTCACAATGGGAGGGACGAGTTCCACCTCGTCCCGAAGCTCAGGGACGGCGTGGAAGGTGTCCCTCGCGGATGAATTTCCCTTCGACCCGTTTCATTTCGAGAAGCGCGAGACACCGGAGATTGAACTCAACGAACAAACGAAATGCGGTGGCGAACAGCTCATCCGCGTCGTCGTGACGCGCGCGACGTGGGACAAGGTCGCGCCAAAGATCCGACCGAAGGACGATGTAAAGCCGGAAGCCGTTTACGAAGACCTCAACGTTGCGGAGCTTGATCCGACGACGGATTTCGACATCAACTGCGACACGCAACTCGTCACCGTGAAGGACGGCGTGGATCTTCCGGCGATCACTGCGTTTCGATTGCTCTCGGCAAAATTGAAACGGCTTGGTCGAAAGAACCCAATCCTACTGAAGGACTGCATCAATTTTAATGACGTGCCCCTCACCCCGTCCCTCTCCCCATCGGATGGGGAGAGGGTGGCGAAGCCGAGTGAGGGATTTCCATTAGAACCCAGGATTGCTTTGCTGCGTGCTTCGGTCGTCATCGGTTCGCTGTTGGCGGATGGGATTGGCGACGCGATTCTGGTGCGCGGCGAATCCGGCGGTGGGCAATCGCTGCGGCTGGCTTACAACATTTTGCAGGCGGCCGGCTGCCGTTCGTTCAAGACGGATTACGTCGCATGCCCTTCGTGCGGGCGGACACTATTCAACCTGCAGACAGTGACGGCTCGCATTAAAGCTCGGACCGAGCATCTCAAAGGCGTGAAGGTTGCCATCATGGGTTGCATTGTGAACGGACCGGGAGAAATGGCCGACGCAGATTTTGGCTACGTGGGCGGCGCGCCCGGCAAGATCAATCTCTACGTCGGCAAAACGCCGATCAAATTCAACATCCCGGAAACCGAAGCTGTGGAACGGCTCGTGGATTTGATTCGCGAACACGGCAAGTGGGTGGAGCCGGAAGAGAAATGA
- a CDS encoding 1-deoxy-D-xylulose-5-phosphate reductoisomerase, producing the protein MKNVVLLGSTGSIGTSTIKVAEDLPDHIRLVGLAAGSNAELLARQTLKHRPAAVSINDPDKARELESALGTISRVHSGAEGLITLATMPSADIVLIAIVGTAGLQPALAAIRAGKDIAVASKEILVMAGEIVMKEARENGVRVLAVDSEHSAIFQCLDGRPPSSVRKLWLTASGGPFRQTCKKDFPGITVERALKHPSWVMGRKITIDSATLFNKGLEMIEARWLFDVEMGRVQVVVHPQSVVHSMVEFIDGSIIAQLSRPDMCLPIQHALTYPERVGSDRVQTNLAKLGSLTFEEPDLDRFPALGLARRAGEMGGTMPAVLNAANEVAVEAFCNQKIGFEQISETVARVMDHHNLVDHPTLKQIIAADAWARAEAVG; encoded by the coding sequence ATGAAAAACGTTGTTTTACTTGGAAGCACCGGCTCCATCGGCACCAGCACCATCAAGGTGGCGGAGGATCTGCCGGACCACATCCGCCTCGTGGGTCTCGCCGCCGGAAGCAACGCGGAACTTCTCGCCCGACAAACGTTGAAGCACCGACCCGCAGCGGTTTCGATCAACGACCCCGACAAGGCGCGTGAGCTGGAGTCCGCGCTTGGCACGATCAGCCGGGTTCACAGCGGTGCGGAGGGCTTGATCACGCTGGCCACGATGCCGTCGGCAGATATCGTCCTCATCGCGATCGTTGGCACCGCGGGGCTGCAGCCGGCGCTCGCCGCCATCCGCGCGGGCAAAGACATTGCCGTTGCTTCGAAGGAAATCCTGGTGATGGCGGGCGAGATCGTCATGAAGGAGGCCCGGGAAAACGGCGTGCGCGTGCTGGCCGTGGACAGCGAGCATTCGGCAATATTTCAATGCCTGGACGGCAGGCCGCCGTCGTCCGTCCGCAAACTTTGGCTGACCGCCTCGGGCGGTCCGTTTCGCCAGACCTGCAAAAAGGACTTTCCGGGCATCACCGTCGAACGCGCGCTCAAACACCCGTCATGGGTGATGGGCCGCAAGATTACCATTGATTCGGCCACACTGTTTAACAAAGGGCTGGAAATGATCGAGGCGCGCTGGCTCTTCGACGTCGAGATGGGCCGTGTGCAGGTGGTTGTCCACCCGCAAAGCGTCGTTCATTCGATGGTCGAATTCATTGATGGCTCGATCATCGCGCAACTCTCAAGACCGGACATGTGCCTGCCGATTCAACACGCGCTGACCTATCCGGAGCGTGTCGGCAGCGATCGCGTCCAAACGAACCTGGCAAAGCTCGGCAGCCTGACGTTTGAGGAGCCGGACCTTGATCGATTTCCCGCATTGGGCCTCGCACGGCGTGCGGGAGAGATGGGCGGCACCATGCCTGCCGTGCTGAACGCCGCCAATGAAGTCGCCGTCGAAGCCTTCTGCAATCAAAAGATCGGGTTCGAGCAAATAAGTGAGACCGTCGCAAGGGTAATGGACCACCACAACCTGGTGGATCATCCGACACTCAAGCAAATCATCGCCGCAGATGCCTGGGCGAGGGCTGAGGCGGTGGGGTAA
- a CDS encoding CDP-archaeol synthase: MSHATAPPPSFSKAKIFFRRLLTSIVLWTVVIWSLFSGNKLISDTIFLVIMMVLAGFGLAEFYGLVEKRGLVCFKGWGIFGGLLLIASTFFYLSGLLGVHEAPAKANDFETSLLIIFVLGLCVRQFVSTHNTAGILAISTTLFGLMYVPWLLNFIQKINFFPKANGTHYVLYFILVTKFSDTGAYAVGSLIGRHKMIPRISPGKTWEGFAGAVIVSTLASLVFAHFAGQRLTGMNWKHAIVLGGLLSTSAVIGDLIESLFKREAGVKDSGTYFPGIGGILDLLDSLLFNAPLMYLYLRHVLTRPV, translated from the coding sequence ATGTCACACGCGACCGCCCCACCGCCATCGTTCTCGAAAGCAAAGATTTTTTTCCGCCGACTGCTCACCTCGATTGTTTTGTGGACCGTGGTGATCTGGTCGCTTTTCTCGGGCAACAAGCTCATCTCGGACACGATCTTTCTGGTCATCATGATGGTTCTGGCCGGATTCGGGTTGGCGGAATTCTACGGTCTCGTCGAGAAGCGCGGACTGGTTTGTTTCAAGGGCTGGGGCATCTTCGGAGGCTTGTTGCTCATCGCAAGCACCTTTTTCTATTTGTCCGGATTGCTCGGCGTGCATGAGGCGCCCGCCAAGGCGAACGACTTTGAAACCAGCCTGCTCATCATCTTCGTGCTCGGTCTCTGTGTCCGGCAGTTTGTCTCGACCCATAACACCGCGGGGATTCTGGCCATCTCGACGACGCTCTTCGGGTTGATGTACGTTCCCTGGTTGCTCAATTTCATTCAAAAAATTAACTTTTTCCCGAAAGCCAACGGCACGCATTACGTTCTTTATTTCATTCTGGTCACGAAATTCAGCGATACGGGCGCGTATGCGGTCGGGTCGCTCATCGGCAGGCACAAAATGATTCCGCGCATCAGTCCGGGAAAAACCTGGGAAGGGTTCGCCGGCGCCGTGATTGTCTCAACCCTGGCGAGCCTGGTGTTCGCTCATTTTGCCGGCCAGCGATTGACCGGCATGAACTGGAAGCACGCGATCGTTCTCGGCGGCCTCTTGAGCACGTCGGCCGTCATTGGCGACCTGATCGAATCGCTGTTCAAACGCGAGGCGGGCGTGAAGGATTCGGGCACGTATTTCCCGGGAATCGGCGGAATTCTCGACCTGCTTGACAGTTTGTTGTTTAATGCGCCGCTGATGTATTTGTATCTCCGTCATGTTCTGACGCGGCCGGTTTAG
- the rseP gene encoding RIP metalloprotease RseP codes for MDPIFSETTFEQIRLRDCQKPDRWLDCEIAGDPAMNLMANILSAIYVGVAVVLLFGAAVFVHEFGHFWVARRRGMKVEGFAIGFGPKILGWTRDGIEYSWRWIPAGGFVKLPQMITSEALEGGNDASAEKIPPAPPVSKILVAAAGPLMNVVFGFAIATLIYFVGLPVPVNPSIIGHVDPDSQEAKLGILEGDRIVEVNGKMVKSWEDVNMDTVLARTNVIPVVIERGGVRTLYQLRAKVNDVIGLKMLNLDPRDHPVVARVEPGTPADTAGLKEGDKFVSFGGVAIVSQEQLIELIKRRGGEPTEVQIERGTDKLGLSVTPKIDPTTKKGRIGVALTGSSTIVYQLEKPGPKPWESIADVWDRTISTFGALIHSKETGVGAKDLAGPVGILTMLAAQVHTDYRLALKFLVLLNINLALINLLPIPVLDGGHILMSIIEGIRRRPLSAKFQEYTTTAFAVLLISFMLYVTFFDIKRWSLFKTMFRRDTQIELQEKPNENQPPTSEPAR; via the coding sequence TTGGACCCTATTTTTTCTGAAACCACCTTTGAACAGATCCGCTTACGAGATTGCCAGAAGCCCGATCGGTGGCTAGATTGCGAAATCGCCGGGGATCCGGCAATGAACCTAATGGCTAACATCTTAAGCGCGATTTACGTGGGCGTCGCCGTAGTATTGTTGTTCGGCGCCGCAGTTTTTGTACATGAATTCGGTCACTTTTGGGTCGCGCGTCGTCGCGGCATGAAGGTAGAAGGTTTCGCAATCGGCTTCGGACCAAAGATACTCGGCTGGACTCGTGATGGCATTGAGTACTCCTGGCGATGGATCCCGGCAGGAGGTTTTGTTAAGTTGCCGCAAATGATCACGTCGGAAGCGCTCGAGGGCGGGAACGATGCCTCAGCTGAGAAAATCCCGCCTGCGCCGCCGGTTTCAAAGATCCTTGTGGCTGCAGCCGGGCCGCTGATGAATGTGGTCTTCGGATTCGCCATCGCGACCTTGATCTACTTCGTCGGGCTGCCCGTGCCGGTAAATCCCTCGATCATCGGGCACGTTGACCCGGATTCTCAGGAAGCAAAACTTGGAATTCTTGAGGGCGACCGCATCGTCGAAGTGAATGGCAAAATGGTCAAATCTTGGGAGGACGTGAACATGGACACCGTCCTCGCGCGAACGAACGTGATTCCTGTCGTGATTGAGCGCGGCGGCGTAAGAACGCTGTACCAGCTCCGGGCCAAGGTCAACGATGTCATTGGATTGAAGATGCTCAATCTGGATCCGCGCGATCATCCGGTTGTGGCCAGAGTTGAACCCGGTACGCCTGCCGATACCGCGGGGTTGAAAGAAGGAGACAAATTCGTGAGTTTTGGTGGCGTTGCGATTGTGAGCCAGGAGCAGCTCATAGAATTGATAAAGAGGCGCGGCGGCGAGCCCACCGAGGTTCAGATTGAACGCGGCACCGACAAATTGGGCCTCTCTGTTACTCCGAAAATTGATCCCACGACAAAAAAGGGGCGTATCGGTGTGGCGCTGACGGGCAGTTCGACCATCGTTTACCAGTTGGAGAAGCCGGGACCGAAGCCGTGGGAGTCGATCGCCGACGTTTGGGACAGAACGATCAGCACCTTCGGTGCGTTGATTCATTCGAAAGAGACCGGCGTGGGCGCGAAAGACCTCGCCGGGCCCGTCGGTATCCTCACGATGCTAGCAGCCCAGGTCCATACCGACTACCGTCTTGCTTTAAAGTTCTTGGTGCTTCTGAACATTAATCTCGCTCTCATCAATCTTCTGCCCATTCCGGTTCTGGATGGCGGGCACATCTTAATGTCAATCATCGAAGGGATCCGTCGCCGTCCGTTGAGCGCGAAATTTCAAGAATATACAACAACCGCTTTTGCCGTTTTGCTGATTTCATTCATGCTCTACGTCACTTTCTTCGATATCAAGCGGTGGTCGCTTTTCAAAACCATGTTCAGACGCGACACGCAAATTGAGCTGCAGGAAAAGCCGAATGAGAATCAGCCGCCGACTTCCGAGCCCGCGAGGTGA
- the recO gene encoding DNA repair protein RecO: MTQRTQGLILRTRPLTETSLIVHWLTPAFGRIATVAKGACRANSPFRGKLDLFFLADFSFSRSRRSELHTLREVSLLGTHKALREQLALLQQASYCAALIEQATETETPLLAVHELMRGLLDHLPKQPPQPQTILAFELKLLNELGLTPDFEKSKLTAGVKRITTTLLQNDLRTASRLKLSEAQVKELRQFLHGFLIFHLGNIPKGRSTAFTA; this comes from the coding sequence ATGACCCAACGCACGCAAGGACTGATTCTCCGCACGCGCCCGCTGACCGAGACCAGCCTGATCGTTCACTGGCTGACGCCGGCCTTCGGCCGCATCGCCACGGTTGCCAAAGGTGCCTGCCGCGCCAATTCGCCGTTCCGCGGGAAACTCGACCTTTTTTTCCTGGCCGACTTCAGCTTCTCGCGCAGCCGCCGCTCGGAATTACATACCCTGCGTGAAGTAAGTTTGCTTGGGACTCACAAGGCATTGCGGGAACAACTCGCATTGCTCCAGCAAGCCAGCTACTGCGCCGCGCTCATCGAGCAAGCGACAGAAACGGAGACGCCGTTGCTCGCCGTTCACGAACTGATGCGTGGTCTGCTCGATCATCTCCCAAAACAACCGCCCCAACCACAGACCATTCTAGCCTTTGAACTCAAACTGCTGAACGAACTCGGCCTGACTCCGGATTTTGAAAAAAGCAAACTCACGGCCGGGGTAAAACGAATCACGACCACTCTCCTGCAAAACGATTTGCGAACCGCGTCGCGACTGAAGTTAAGTGAAGCGCAAGTGAAAGAACTGCGGCAATTTCTCCACGGATTTCTGATCTTTCACCTCGGCAACATTCCGAAGGGCCGAAGCACAGCATTCACTGCATAG
- a CDS encoding DUF502 domain-containing protein yields the protein MKKRNVLSRSRGNFFTGLAIVLPAVISVAVLVWLFGTVSNITDILLFFLPHEWTHKNGGEGPMHWYWSLSAIALAVVLITLLGSVARYYFGRKLIELLDRALLRVPLLNKIYGTVKQVNEAFSPGNRSSFKQVVLLEFPRPGQFSVGFVTGEQHQEVQAKTKQKVVSVFVPTTPNPTSGFLVLVPEKELTKLDMTVADGIKFIVSLGAIAPEFAPAKRRS from the coding sequence ATGAAGAAAAGGAACGTTCTCTCGCGCTCCCGTGGGAATTTTTTCACCGGACTTGCCATCGTGCTGCCGGCGGTCATTTCCGTCGCGGTCCTGGTCTGGTTGTTCGGCACGGTGTCGAATATCACGGACATCCTGCTTTTCTTTTTGCCGCACGAATGGACGCACAAAAATGGCGGCGAGGGTCCGATGCACTGGTACTGGAGTCTCAGCGCCATCGCGCTGGCCGTGGTGCTCATAACTCTCCTCGGGAGCGTGGCGCGTTATTACTTCGGCCGAAAACTGATCGAGCTTCTCGACCGCGCGCTTCTGCGGGTCCCCTTGTTGAACAAAATCTATGGGACGGTAAAACAGGTCAACGAGGCCTTTTCACCGGGCAACCGCTCGTCATTCAAACAGGTCGTGCTCCTCGAATTCCCGCGCCCCGGCCAGTTTTCCGTCGGCTTTGTCACCGGCGAACAACATCAGGAAGTGCAGGCCAAAACGAAGCAAAAGGTTGTCAGCGTGTTCGTGCCCACAACACCGAACCCGACCAGCGGCTTCCTCGTGCTCGTCCCGGAAAAGGAACTGACGAAGCTCGACATGACCGTCGCCGACGGCATCAAGTTCATCGTCAGCCTTGGCGCCATCGCTCCCGAGTTCGCGCCCGCCAAACGCAGATCGTGA
- the uppS gene encoding polyprenyl diphosphate synthase has translation VQEQLKKTRAALEKNNGLTLILALSYGGRTELVEAIREISTKVKQGKIEAAEINEKTISEHLYTRHYPEPDLLIRTSGEMRVSNFLLWQISYSEFVVTPTLWPEFRREQFFDALEEYARRHRRFGGV, from the coding sequence TGTACAGGAGCAATTGAAGAAAACCCGGGCGGCACTGGAGAAAAACAATGGTCTGACGCTGATCCTGGCCCTGAGTTACGGGGGACGCACCGAGCTCGTGGAGGCGATTCGCGAAATCTCGACCAAGGTAAAACAGGGAAAAATCGAGGCAGCCGAGATAAACGAAAAGACGATCTCCGAACACCTTTATACTCGGCATTATCCCGAGCCTGATTTGCTCATCCGGACGAGCGGGGAGATGAGGGTCAGCAATTTTTTGTTGTGGCAGATTTCCTACTCGGAATTTGTGGTGACACCGACCCTCTGGCCGGAATTCCGCCGGGAGCAATTCTTCGACGCCCTGGAGGAATACGCCCGGCGGCATCGCAGGTTTGGCGGCGTCTGA